The stretch of DNA GACAAGGGAGTTGGTCGGATAACTGCTAGACACTGGCTACTGGACACATTGCCTATGTCGGTTGAGAAAGTCAATGGGCTAGGAACCGATCCGACGGTCCAGGGTCGAGGAAGTGTGTAGCATCGACTGATTCGTTTGTCCTCTCCGCCGAGAACTACCCTGCAGGTTTACCCCACCATCACACGTACACAGAGATATGGATGAATCGGCCTCACACGGACGTTCACAGGGCGATATCGAGAAGACGTCCGACGGTATCGGACGTTGGTGGGTGTATCTCGCCGTCGCGGTGGGAGGAACGTGGCTCTTCTGGCTGCCGGCCATCGCTCTGGGCCTGCGGTTCGACAGCGCCATCGGGCTCGTATTACTCCTCGTCGGTCTCGCTGTCCCTGGCGTGGTCGGTATCGCGTTCGTCTATCTCGTCTACGACGAACGCGGACAGGCCGACTTCTGGAACCGCGTCGTCAATCCCCGGCGCGTCGGACTCCGATGGTTCGTGGTGATCCTGCTGGTGCCCCTAGGTATCGGTATTCTCGCCGGCATCGCGGACCTCCTCCTCGGCGGAACCGGGCTGGCGTGGGGCGAAGGCGTCACCGAATTCGGTGTGAACCCCCTCGCAATCCTTCCGGCGTTGTTCTTCGCGACCTTGCCTCCGATCCTCGAAGAGCTGGGATGGCGAGGGTACGCACTCGACCGGCTGCAACTGAAGCGGTCGGCGGCGAGCGCGAGCTTGATTCTGGGGGTCGTCTGGGCCCTCTGGCACCTTCCCCTGTTCTTTATCGAGGGGTCGTTTCAACACGACGCGGTCGGGTTCGCGACCACGGGCTTCTGGCTGTTTATGGCCGGGGTCGTCGCGCTCTCGTTCGCGTTCACGTGGATCTACAACAACACGGAACGCAGCATCCTCGGCATCGTCGTCCTGCACGGGTGGGTGAACTTCACCGCCGAGACCATCGTGGTTCCGGACCCGGCCTACTACGGGCTCTGGTTCGTGCTCGCCGGGGTGATCGTCGCGGTCTGGGGCGCGAAGACTATGACGGCCGCCGCCGAGGTTCCCCACCCCCCGCTCCCCTCCAGCCCGTAGGGGGGCTGCCGGGCTCGCTCACGTGATCACATACTTCCACCTACTTCGAGTCCCTGAGCTCCGGATC from Halobellus litoreus encodes:
- a CDS encoding type II CAAX endopeptidase family protein gives rise to the protein MDESASHGRSQGDIEKTSDGIGRWWVYLAVAVGGTWLFWLPAIALGLRFDSAIGLVLLLVGLAVPGVVGIAFVYLVYDERGQADFWNRVVNPRRVGLRWFVVILLVPLGIGILAGIADLLLGGTGLAWGEGVTEFGVNPLAILPALFFATLPPILEELGWRGYALDRLQLKRSAASASLILGVVWALWHLPLFFIEGSFQHDAVGFATTGFWLFMAGVVALSFAFTWIYNNTERSILGIVVLHGWVNFTAETIVVPDPAYYGLWFVLAGVIVAVWGAKTMTAAAEVPHPPLPSSP